In Gossypium raimondii isolate GPD5lz chromosome 12, ASM2569854v1, whole genome shotgun sequence, a single window of DNA contains:
- the LOC105764842 gene encoding uncharacterized protein At4g14100, translating into MASTVKPIFILLVFISFHFSLLASKPNDPTPSTWPLQFHSVLFMNNSGTLQKVDLWYDWPNGRNFNIIQNQLGKLLYDLEWDNGTSFIYTLDSNKECRVLHFDVGILRPNWLDGANYLGQQQKDGFLCNVWEKVDFIWYYEDVVTKRPVFWAFYSGYTAHVMTFEVGAVLEDSKWQAPVYCFKEADGKRNQALIESLGSSDHLHGKLMRQISSGASMTI; encoded by the exons ATGGCTTCTACAGTTAAACCCATTTTCATCCTCCTTGTAttcatttcattccatttctCACTGTTAGCATCGAAACCCAACGACCCAACACCATCAACATGGCCTCTTCAATTCCACTCCGTTCTCTTCATGAACAACAGTGGCACTCTCCAGAAAGTTGATCTCTGGTACGACTGGCCTAATGGCCGCAATTTCAACATTATTCAGAACCAGCTCGGTAAGCTCCTTTACGACCTTGAATGGGACAATGGCACTTCGTTTATCTACACTCTGGATTCGAACAAAGAATGCAGAGTCTTGCACTTTGATGTCGGTATTCTCCGTCCTAATTGGCTTGATGGAGCTAATTACTTGGGACAACAACAAAAAGATGGGTTCCTTTGCAATGTTTGGGAGAAAGTCGACTTCATTTGGTACTATGAAGATGTCGTCACTAAGAGACCTGTTTTCTGGGCTTTCTACTCTG GGTACACTGCTCATGTAATGACATTTGAAGTGGGAGCTGTTCTTGAGGATTCTAAATGGCAGGCGCCTGTTTATTGTTTCAAGGAAGCTGATGGGAAGAGGAATCAAGCTTTGATTGAATCTTTGGGATCGAGTGATCATCTCCATGGGAAGCTGATGAGACAGATTTCTTCCGGTGCCTCTATGACTATATGA
- the LOC105764843 gene encoding uncharacterized protein LOC105764843, which yields MALQAPTISIKPSNSPLAPTPNAGLRPPFDRFALKSSFFSPSLHLLLPSPHQRRPTNTASPAPKFSMRVASKQAYICRDCGYIYNERTPFEKVSDSYFCPVCGAPKRRFKPYQPAVTRYANDTDIRKARKEQIKRDEAVGKALPIAIVVGIAVLVGLYFYLNSTISG from the exons ATGGCCCTCCAAGCGCCCACTATCTCCATAAAACCATCTAATTCTCCACTTGCTCCTACACCCAATGCTGGCCTGCGGCCACCCTTCGATCGTTTTGCTTTGAaatcatctttcttttctccatcGCTCCATCTCTTGCTTCCCTCTCCCCACCAGCGCCGTCCAACTAATACTGCTTCACCTGCACCAAAGTTTTCCATGCGTGTGGCCTCCAAGCAAGCTTATATTTGCCGTGATTGCGG gtatatatataatgagagGACTCCCTTTGAGAAAGTTTCTGATAGTTACTTTTGTCCCG TTTGTGGTGCTCCAAAGAGGAGATTCAAGCCATATCAGCCAGCTGTGACAAGATATGCTAATGATACAGATATTAGAAAGGCTcgaaaagaacaaataaaaagagATGAAGCTGTTGG GAAAGCATTGCCTATTGCAATTGTGGTTGGAATTGCAGTGCTTGTTGGTTTATACTTTTACCTTAACAGTACCATCAGCGGATGA